One genomic segment of Helianthus annuus cultivar XRQ/B chromosome 14, HanXRQr2.0-SUNRISE, whole genome shotgun sequence includes these proteins:
- the LOC110906977 gene encoding uncharacterized protein LOC110906977: MFQLTSDEAKTSPDVVSGIFLVNSMPMNVLFDSRASRSFISNELSVHPSFKLEKMLVPLEVEVADSKRYLLHAICRNCKILIKDEEFSIDLVPMYMGEFKNGGKAYLSYVIDTNQGVPKLEDVNVVNEYPDVFPEDLPGLPPEREVEFKLELNPDAKPVAKAPYRLAPTEMKELMSPLQELLDKGFIKPSVSPWERPYYS; the protein is encoded by the exons ATGTTCCAGTTAACCTCGGATGAAGCTAAGACTAGCCcggatgtggtctcaggtatattcttGGTTAATTCTATGCCTATGAATGTATTATTTGATTCCAGGGCTAGTAGATCGTTTATTTCTAATGAATTGTCAGTTCATCCATCGTTTAAGCTTGAAAAGATGTTAGTACCCTTAGAAGTGGAAGTTGCTGATAGTAAAAGGTATTTGTTACATGCTATTTGTAGAAACTGTAAGATCTTAATCAAAGATGAGGAATTTAGTATAGATCTTGTCCCGATGTACATGGGGGAATTTAAA AACGGAGGCAAGGCGTATCTATCTTACGTGATTGACACCAATCAAGGTGTTCCAAAGCTCGAAGATGTGAATGTAGTGAACGAATAtccggatgtatttccggaagatttaccggggCTTCCGCCCGAACGAGAAGTAGAATTCAAGTTAGAGCTTAACCCGGATGCAAAACCGGtagctaaagctccttatcggtTGGCCCCAaccgaaatgaaagaattgatgtCACCACTTCAAGAGTTgctcgataagggttttattaAACCAAGTGTTTCACCGTGGGAGCGCCCgtattattcgtga